The following are encoded together in the Brassica napus cultivar Da-Ae chromosome A9, Da-Ae, whole genome shotgun sequence genome:
- the LOC125575347 gene encoding leucine-rich repeat extensin-like protein 1, translated as MLIAPLRLVFFLLLSSICLSQIKADESDLGDHIKVDPKLKFENPKLREAYIALQSWKQTIFSDPFNFTATWNGSDVCSYNGIYCAPSPNSYPKTRVVAGIDLNHADMAGYLPAELGLLSDLALFHLNSNRFCGEVPLTFNRMKLLHELDLSNNRFVGKFPSVVLSLPSLKFLDLRFNDFEGMIPSKLFDRKLDAIFLNHNRFRFGIPDNMGNSPVSALVLADNDLGGCIPGSIGQMEKTLNELILSNDNLTGCLPPQIGNLKNVTVFDISSNTLRGLLPSSIGNMKSLEELHVANNGFSGLIPPSICQLPNLENFTYASNFFTGRAPICAALSVTEAIVNGSMNCIAGMASQRSVKECLSLLARPVDCSTFGCFNIFSPPPPTFKMAPAVRMLPPPIYVYTSPPRPSSKMSPTVRAYSPPPPASPSPPPPYVYTSPPPPPYVYSSPPPPSPPPPCPESSPPPPVVFYAPVTPSPPPPSPVYYAPETQSPPSPVYYPWETSSPPPPSPVYYPWETPSPPPPTEYYYSPSQSPPPAKGCKDSHPPQASPSYEPAPEHSYTTPPPPSYPDTTLPPIPSVSYASPPYY; from the coding sequence ATGCTGATCGCTCCTCTTcgtcttgtcttcttccttctgCTCTCATCCATTTGTTTGTCACAGATCAAAGCTGATGAAAGCGACTTGGGAGATCATATCAAAGTAGACCCGAAACTCAAGTTCGAGAACCCGAAGCTACGTGAAGCCTACATTGCTCTCCAATcatggaaacaaacaatcttCTCCGACCCTTTCAACTTCACAGCCACCTGGAACGGCTCAGATGTTTGCTCCTACAACGGAATCTACTGTGCTCCTTCTCCAAACTCATACCCCAAAACCAGAGTCGTCGCAGGCATTGACCTCAACCACGCCGACATGGCTGGTTACTTGCCTGCCGAGCTTGGTCTCCTTTCTGATCTCGCTCTCTTCCACCTGAACTCAAACCGTTTCTGCGGTGAAGTCCCCCTCACGTTCAACCGCATGAAGCTTCTCCACGAGCTTGATCTTAGCAACAACAGATTCGTTGGGAAGTTCCCTAGCGTTGTCCTCTCTTTGCCTTCCCTTAAGTTCTTGGATCTCCGCTTCAACGACTTTGAAGGCATGATCCCTTCAAAGCTCTTCGACAGAAAGCTCGACGCTATCTTCTTGAACCATAACAGGTTTCGGTTTGGGATCCCCGACAACATGGGGAACTCTCCGGTCTCAGCTCTGGTTCTTGCGGACAACGATCTCGGAGGATGTATACCGGGAAGTATCGGTCAAATGGAGAAAACACTCAACGAGCTTATCCTCTCTAACGATAACTTAACCGGTTGTTTACCTCCTCAGATAGGAAACCTCAAGAACGTGACGGTTTTCGACATCAGTTCGAACACTCTACGTGGTTTGTTACCGTCTAGCATCGGCAACATGAAGAGCTTAGAAGAGCTTCACGTGGCTAATAATGGCTTCTCTGGACTCATTCCTCCGAGTATATGCCAGCTTCCTAACCTTGAGAACTTCACCTACGCTTCCAACTTCTTCACCGGTCGTGCTCCTATATGCGCAGCGTTATCTGTAACCGAGGCCATTGTGAACGGCTCTATGAACTGTATTGCTGGTATGGCTAGTCAAAGATCGGTTAAAGAGTGTTTATCTCTGTTGGCTCGTCCTGTTGATTGCAGTACGTTTGGATGTTTCAACATCTTCTCTCCACCACCGCCGACGTTCAAGATGGCTCCCGCTGTTCGGATGCTTCCTCCACCGATTTACGTTTACACTTCGCCTCCACGACCGTCGTCCAAGATGTCGCCTACCGTCAGAGCAtactctccaccaccaccagcaTCACCATCTCCTCCACCGCCTTATGTATACACATCTCCTCCACCTCCGCCTTACGTATACTCATCTCCGCCTCCTCCAAGTCCACCACCGCCGTGTCCCGAATCATCTCCGCCACCGCCTGTTGTATTCTATGCACCCGTGACGCCGAGCCCGCCACCACCATCACCAGTATACTATGCACCGGAAACACAAAGTCCACCATCACCGGTTTACTATCCGTGGGAAACATCAagtccaccaccaccatcaccgGTTTACTATCCATGGGAAACACCAAGTCCTCCACCACCAACTGAGTACTACTATTCACCAAGCCAGTCTCCGCCGCCAGCAAAGGGATGTAAAGACAGTCATCCTCCCCAAGCATCACCAAGTTATGAACCAGCTCCTGAACATTCTTACACAACACCACCTCCTCCTTCCTACCCCGACACGACTCTTCCACCAATTCCAAGTGTCTCCTATGCTTCCCCTCCTTACTACTAG